The following is a genomic window from Solanum stenotomum isolate F172 chromosome 4, ASM1918654v1, whole genome shotgun sequence.
ATCATGGAAAGATTGTTATATAAATTTGGAACTGATGGAGTACCTTGTTATTTTGTCGATACGATTGCAAGTTATCATGCAGTTTGTTTGTAGTTTAGTTGCTGTGTTTTATTGGCTGTTTCTTCAACCTATCTCTAATGTGTATTCTAATACATAAGAAGGAATCAatctttgaatattttttctttttgcaaaaTAGCTGTTTATAATCAAGTTTCAACATGTGCTATCAATGTCATTGTTCTAATAGAAGTTTGCTTAAAATTATCTACTACCGTACATATATTTTGATGTTCTGCACCCATTTTGTACTAGGTGGCATAAGGGCCACTGCGGTACCACCAGTGATGGAAGGTGAAGGTACATCAAAGAAACCACCAACCAAGAAAAGGCGAGTGGTTGTGACAGGAATGGATGTGATCACACCAAATGGTCAGGATCCCGATGTGTTCTATGAAAACCTTCTTCAAGGTATCAGTGGCATAAGTGAGATAGAATCTTTTGATTGTTCACAATTTCCAACAGTACGTCTTCTTCTTTGGTTAGTTTTTCTCTAAATGTAATATTTTAGATGTTAATAAAGGGGTACAATTGCAGAGAATTGCTGGAGAGATCAAATCTTTATCAACTGCTGGCTGGATTGCACCTAAACTTTCTAAACAAATGGACAAGTTCATGCTTTACGCTCTAACAGCTGGTAAGAAGGCATTGTTAGACGGCGGAATTACTGAAGACGTAATGAAAGAATTGAATAAAGCAAGATGTGGAGTTTTGGTTGGATCTGGTATGGGTGGGGTGAAGGTAAtcctctttactttcttaaatgtTGTTCTGATTGGTTGACTAAGTTCAATTTTTGTGGAGTTGCATTTTCTTGTgcttttgtatgcttggatTCAGCTCAATTTGCTTTCCGACATCTAATTTTCTAATGAAAGCAACCCCTTGTACTTGATAAGCAGAATAGTATACGAGTTGTAAAATTTTTACTAGTCCCAAACTAAATGAGTAACCTCAAAAGGTTTGCTTGAATTATAGGTCTTAAGTGACGCAATAGAATCTTTAAGGATTTCTTATAAGAAGATGAATCCCTTCTGCATACCATTTGCCACTACAAACATGGGCTCTGCATTGCTTGCCATGGACCTGGTTAGGCAATCTTATaattttggcataatacataaaaagaCACTCAAACTTGGCTTCAGTTCCCAAGTAAGCACTCCAACTATGAGAGTGCACAGCCACCTCAACTTGTCCCCACTGTGTCTCGTGGACACTCGACGCTGACATGCACATAAATTTTGGAGGTGTCTAAAtgatgatcattttgtaagttggagtgttcaaATGACACAGTGGAGACAAGTGGAGGTGTGTAGATGTGCATACTCAAGGTGGAGCGCTTAATTGCCAACTGAGACCAAGTTTGAgtgtttgtttatgtattatgcctataatCTTTTGTTTTATCTGGGCTTTAATGTCAAGAGGAACTCCATATTATGTTTCTATCTGTAAATTAAACTGCAGGGATGGATGGGTCCAACTTATTCAATTTCAACAGCATGTGCGACAAGCAACTTCTGCATTTTAAGTGCTGCTAACCATATCATTAAAGGTGAAGCTGTAAGTTTCTTACCTTGAATCAGTGAAGAGTTCTGGAAATCATGCCTTTCATTTTGTTATTTAGAAAGTTTCATTATCTCTAATGGAGGATTTCAAAGCACTAATATGATTGCAGGATATGATGCTCTCTGGTGGATCAGAGGCAGTAATTGAACCAGTTGGTATATATCGTCCGTCTTGTCTTTATTGGTTTAGCAagctaatttatcttttttcaagTGATTTTAACTTTTTGCAGGGTTGGGAGGATTTGTTGCATGCAGAGCACTTTCCCAGAGAAACAATGAACCTACTAAAGCTTCTCGGCCTTGGGATAGTGTAATGTCCTGTAATTCTTCTCGTCTTGTTCTCACGCTGTTGTCTAGTCGGAGTTCGGAAATGCACCAATTTTATCTGGAATGGAAATGCTAATTCTAGAATACTTGTTATAGTCTAACTGGCTCTTAGTCGTTGTGATCAAATGGGCTTTCTGTATTTCTATTTTTGTTCCTGCATGAAttagtttttgcattttcaATGTTATAGCTTCCATGTCATGAGATCGAACCTGCACATGTCAGCATGCTTTGATATATTTACATGATTTCATTGACTTAAGATGAAAAATGGCATTACCGGAGCCCAACTCATTTTTTAAAGGATGCAAATGATTGcgtattttcatttttttcttttacagaATCGTGATGGATTTGTAATGGGTGAAGGAGCTGGAGTCCTGCTTCTGGAAGAACTTGAGCATGCCAAGGTAATTTATTAAGTATATTAGATTGCTTTTCTTTGTCGTACTCCTCGTGATTCctaaacaaaagagaaaagtatcataatataattcTTCAATTTCGTTGTCTGAATGAGCAGAGAAGAGGTGCAACTATCTATGCTGAGTTTCTGGGTGGAAGCTTTACATGTGATGCTCATCATATGACCGAGCCTCATCCTGAAGGTACCTTGTTTTCTCAATATTTCAATTCCCCTATCCAGCAGAGGGGGAAACTAGGCAGGTCGGGATAGGGCTATAATAGTGAGGATTTTAACTGCAGATATCTTGTAAAGTCGGATGTAATTCAATTTGTAAACCAGTCTTATTAAATTGGTAGAGCAGTTTTGTAGCTTAATCTGTTTTCTTTTTGGGTGGACAACATCAAATTGTTAAGCATGGAAACATCTTTATGTCTTTATGGATCCATCTGGCACCCTTTTCCGTATTATCTTTAAGGTAAgccataatacataaacaaactctcaaacttggcctcaacTGACAAATAAGCACTCCAACTTTGAGaatgcacatctagacacctcaacttggtCTCAAATGGGAACTAAACATTCCAACTCGTCCCGACTGTGTCTCGTGGACACCCGACGCTAacatgacacataaattttggaggtgtctagataatcattttgtaagttggagtgtttaACTGACACAACAGAGACGAGttaaggtgtctagatgtgAGTGCTTACTTGCCCGCtgaggccaagtttgagtgtttgttatgtattatgcctttagGTAATATTGCTTTGTGTTTAGGATTACTTACGAGAAAAATGCGTGATATCTTGTTTTTGTGTAATGTAGATTGaattataatatgaaataactTGATCTCTGCCTTTGCCACAAATAAGCAGGAGCTGGTGTTATCTTATGCATAGAGAAGGCATTAGCTCAGTCTGGTGTATCCAGGGAAGATGTGAACTACATTAATGCGCATGGCACTTCCACACCGGCAGGAGATCTCAAAGAGTACCAAGCGATTGTACATTGTTTTGGCCAGAACCCAGAGGTTAGAGGTTCTCCGAACTACTGTTGTTTATGCCTATTCCTTCAGTCTTTTTTTTCCAGCTTTTTAATCAATTGCTACTCCATGTTTTACAGTTACGAGTGAACTCCACGAAGTCTATGATTGGTCACATGCTAGGAGCTGCTGGTGCTGTTGAAGCTGTAGCAACTATTCAGGTAACTTTGTATTTCATATGCCTTGAAGTAGTGTTGCTTCTAGTTTCTCGTGTAACACATCGTCTATATAATTTACATGTTTACACAAATATAGAGTTACAGGGCGTGAATTTTACTATTGTGACATATATAGGTTATCATGCCATTTAGGTTCAAACTATTATAGATCAATTATTTTGGCTTATTTACATAAAAAGAAAGCATGTATAGGCTTCATGCCAATTTCGAAAGATTTTCTTTTGTGCTGATCATCCTAAAAAATCGGTTGCTCAAGTCTTGACAGAGAGTTCATACGGATTTTGTAGGCAATACGAACTGGATGGGTTCATCCGAATATAAATCTTGATAACCCAGATGAGGGTGTGGTATGGCTCTCTTTTCGTTGCATATTCAATTGTTTATCGTTCTTTTGAGCATGATCTAGTATCCTAGACTTTTATCAAACTACCAAGTCATTAACATCACTTGCATTGGTCTTTTAAATTTTCTATTCCCTCCGTTTCAACTTGTTCGTCGTACTTTCctctttaaaaaagaatgccTCTTTCCGTTTTTGGTAACTCTTGAATTTCAACATTCcaaatgacatgtttaagaccatagGATTAAAGGaaattttggtacattctacgtGTTTTTAGTCTAAGACTCCAAGATTCTAAAggtcttctttactttcttaaactccgtgccaaatcaaaaccagacaaacaaattgaaacggagggagtatcataTTACAAATGAGTCTCTTATATGATATGAGGTTGAATCATCTCATATATTTCATCTCTTTCTTGGTTCACTCTTGCAACAATTTAGTGTTGAAATCAGCAACTTGGCAATTTGATGATATATATCTATATGCATAACAGGATACAAATTTACTCGTGGGTTCGAAAAAAGAAAGATTGGATATTAAGGTGGCAATATCGAATTCATTTGGATTTGGCGGCCATAATTCATCGATATTATTCGCCCCCTACAAGGAAATATATCAGTGACAAGGCTGGTCCATCCCAACACGCCAAAGGTATGTACGCTTATTGATTTTGAATGTGAAGTTCAGTTATGAGTGTTGTGTGTATCAAGGAGGACGGAAATAATAAGCACGAAAAGAGGGCGTTTGAAGGTTTGAACTTTATCACCTTATAGTTGTAGCTAGTGAAACAAAGAGTAATTGAAGAAATTAAGACATCTCTAGTCGGAGTCTGTTACTATCTATTGTTTCTTGTACTTTGGTTATCGTCTTATTTTGCTTTGTTATGCTTTCACTTCCGTTACTCTTGAACCAAAGGTCTATTAGAGACAACCTCTCTACCtatgaggtagaggtaaggtctcTGTACACTCTACCTTCCTCAAACCCCGTGTTATGggactacactgggtatgttgttgttgttgctgcctTCTCTCCTTCACTTTTTATCGTGTCTACGTGAAAACACTTGTTTTGATTCTTATATTCGTCATAAAGATATGCTTCATTTTGTGTCAGGTAAGTTGAATTAGGGTCCTTGATTTCGAGTTACATGGAGTCAAAATTCACACAAGGTTCGATGACTTCTCTAGTGGAAGAAGGTATTCGTAGTATCCAGTAGATAATTGTTGGATCAAGCACAAGAAAGGGAAAATCGCGTAGGATTTTCCTTTTCGATCATGGCTACTATGGCATTCTTGGTTTCGATCATAATATATAGATTGATTCGATATCTGATTCAAATCCAATATAGTTTTCGAAAATTATTGTATCAAAAATGTTGTTACTATAGAACATTTCTAATAATAGCATACTATTATTCTCTTCAACAACtcttttaagttttgttttattgagTGTTTTCTGCACTTTTTAATTTAGTTATCGCTTCGTTCCAATTAATGTTACATAGTCTGAATTGATACGGAGTTTCCACAAAGAAATAGACTTTTGGAAAATTGTGTATTAAAAACATTGTCATAGTATTTGTATGACTATAAAAAGGTtcttattaagaataaaataccAAATGTGaagtttctaattatttttaaatataaaaatatgttattttttcctgAATAAAttagaaaggaaataaaatcatataaacTAAGTcgaatgaaaataaatattcttttagtCGGTGAACAAattaaaactattaaatttgaCTAAATTGGTACGTAACCTTCTAACTTTGTTCCTATGACTTAGACATTTCATACTCAAACTAGTAATGGGGCAATGAATCGGACcgaacaagaaataaaaaatcgtAATATTATATATCAATCGTAAATAAATATTTCCTCTCTGATCAAATCAAAGCATGTGTATATACTATTAAAAAGGAGCAGTTGATCGTCGATTGAATATCCAAATCAATCAACTTCTCCATATATACATATGGACCTTGTATGTCACTAGCACAGACCTAACTCAAATGttatcaattgttttttttttttttaaaaaaaaaaagacattcaAGTGAACCATCACTATTGATGccatgattttttattatttttttaaaaaaagaaaaaaagttatagTAATAATTCTGGACGgcattttaaagtttttttttaaaaaaagaaaagaaaagaaaagccaacatataaacaaaaaattatttgcaCCGACAAAATAGTCCTCTTTATTGCAATTTAATTTATAGTAGtttataaatgtataaattatgatGCActtcttttttagaaaaataataaatttctatatttaaaaataatttaattttaagctTTTTATTTTATCCATAACGATATAGAACTATggttatataaatatttaattatttttattttatttcaaaaaccaTTCGTTCTTTCTCAATACTTTATGCTCGTAATTAAATTGctatcacataaaatgaaacaaagggaatatattataattatctACAAAATGCAATAACATAAGCAAAATTGTATCGTCTGATCAAGTAGCGTTTATGAACtgaattcaatattttcaacatgaaAAACAAAGATATACTTAAAATTCGTCATTAAAAGTACTCAAATATGGTAAATTAAGCTTTAACATATTGAATCTAGCCAGCTTCAGATTCTGGATCCGCCTCGGTTGTAAAGTAGATTGATGAGGTAAAGAGCATTACTTGTAACCTTTGCAACATTAGAAATCTTTCTCTTCACATCATACCTAACTTTTCCATCAATTTCTTTGAAACCATCAAGACAAGTATCATCATTTGTCAAAGAAGCACTAATCCAAGTCTCCAAATTATTCATTTGGAACTTAAAACCAATCCCTTTATGCAAATGTTTTAGctcaaaaagtgattttctaAGCTCATGTATAGAGTCACCTATTTGCTCTATACAATCAACAAGTGCCcctttttctcttttgcttTTCACTTTGAGATTCTTGAGGAATTTTGATGCTTTGTTGGCTCTTGAAATACTCACATTTAGTGATGCTTTTGCTAAGTCTTTTGGTGTTTTTATGGTTGAGTATGATGAGAGGGTTCTAATGCAAATTTTGGGGTAACTTGCTTTGGTGCAAGATGTGTAAACAAGATGATTTGTGGAATATGAAGTGATTGttttttttccatttgtgaAGTGAGAGAAATGGAGAataaggagaaggagaagaaagagaagaaaacgaAACATCTTCATTTGTCGAGTTTTAATCAAAGACGAATTTAGAATTTATAATTAGGAATAAGTTCAgaatgaatttaatttatataggTACATATACAAAGAATCAAGTGAAAGGTAGGGGTGGATCTACCTTTAGTGAAGACCAGAGGCGAAGTTcagattttgagtttattaattctgaattttagaaaaaatagcTTACTGCTTAATTGTATATTTGTATTctagataaattatttatacatctTAGATGAATTTTTAACACAAGTACAAAATCTGAGTCAATGTTACAACATAAGTAGAACCGTAgttccacctttggtggaaggagttcaattaattttttgtcgaaaaattatattgtgcaaaaaattaagataatttttttcttgacaTAATTCGTTCAGTAAagaatagtaatattttagctATACAAATTTCAGAAGtcatataatcataaaaaatattataatatgtttaagattatatatatatatatatttatattttttaattataaattttgtatcgagtcaaattatactaaaatatatagatgattttttcttgaatattaGGTAGTTAGCTGTTGAATTTAATAAGTCAGCATTCATTTAAGGCCTTTTGAATATGAACAAATATCTGTTTGGTATTTTTCAGTTAATTCTAACATTTAAAGGGCAAtagttttcttttaaaagttagcAATAACTCAATTCTGGAAATGGAAATTGGATTTAATTGAGtttggtgtgggagtagaaaTTGGGAGATTGcaaaatgttaaaattaaattaaattaaaggtaAAGAATCCTATCATATAGTCATTGGTGTTTCACATCTTCATTGAGAATTTAATTTCCTTGGGTTCATATTGAAAATAGGGGGAGACAGTTGTTACACCATTTGTGTACGTCGTTATTTATGTGACAAGAAATTTTACTATTTTGGGACAGTTAGAATTATCGTCACCACTTATCAAAGTTAGAAGATGATTGGACGAATTGTTATTTTGCATGGGGGTTTTgttgggaggggggggggggggtaagaTATGCTAGGTGCTTTTACTCCACTCATGAAATTTAGTAAAGTCCAAATTCTTATGTGACATGGTTTTAGATTAATTAATTGTAATAGATCAATATACGAACTAACAAATTAAAGGGCATGATTGGTGCGTTTTATTACTCATACCTATGGCTTCGAGTTAATATCAAGTCACTTCTCTCGATCGTATGGGCCTATATCAATAGAACAAATTAAGAAGACCTCAATCACCAAATTTCTACTATGCCAATAATAATAGTACCAAACTTTTGAAAAGAGACAAAGGatcattaaattttaattgacAATTCGAGCTGAGAAACAATACAAtcttccttatttgaacaatatttaaaacttccttatattatatttaactcaaaatttaaaagaataatgTTTACTAATGAATTATTAGCACCAATAAAAATTGTGACATAGTAAGaaatgttttttcatttttcaattagAGGTGTcagattcaaatattttatatatagaatCACTTTTATTTAAATAGCTACACctccaatataaaattttctaatacaaatttGAATCATCGAACACGAAatggaaaaccaaaaataaaaataataagcaaAAGTCATAGTCTGTAGTAGTTGAAGTGCAACAAGGCCCCtcattcaataaatattttttgtttgtacaTAACCTGCCACAATGTtcatttttattgaatattctaCATTATCATAAAACTCCAAAAATGATGAATAAGGAATTAGGAGATAATTCACAAACAGAAAATCGAAATATCAACTATCATTTCacttgaaatatcttttaattaaagAACGTATTCTAtaggaagaaaaatattttcttgtgaAATTTAAATATTGAACTTCAACATCTCACATGAAGTAAAACAAATACTGAATATTGGAGTTTGTAAAGTAATAGAAAATCATGAGAGgatctttctaatttttttaaaaaaataattttggtaTTCAGAATTCACTAGCCTCGATAACGTGAAATCCATgtcatttatattaaaaatctcTCTCTATTCGAGGCTCGAACTTGTATAAGGATAGAAGAATTTCATCCATATATGACTATGTATGTCCCTTGGTGGAAGGTCATTTTGGATTCGTGGCTTTCAACCGACTATATGTTGATTAACCTCAataattatttagtactatttaATTCAACCTTTCGTCTACTTTTCTAGCACAAATTAAAAAGgacaaaaagaataaatgagAACAACCtaccaaataatatttttattttggttcaAACAACCaatagattttaaataattaacacGTACAACTTTACTATGTAAGTTGTTGTTTGCTTGTTAGAGATGTGTGGACATACAAGCGCAgacaaatttataaaataatgtgaattgAAAAATAGATTTGATGTATTGAaagtcttaaaaaaatatatttcctcTGTCATAAGAgagatattaatatttttccaaaaatattcaataatataaaaaaaatacattttttttataaccgagaaatctgtctgtgacccgccctttggatcAATCatagccttctaaactcggtggataatgggtccgcccctctacccttctccttctccacttaaatatcaGGCTTCGCTTTACATTGTGTGAGGAAATACattcttttattgaaaataCTCTTGTGATTTGACTTTACTAATAAattatagagaatataatttgATATGATGATGAGACAAATCTCCATGAAGACGTTGAGTCCTTAAGAGAATGTATGTAACGCATTTGACAAATCTTA
Proteins encoded in this region:
- the LOC125863033 gene encoding 3-oxoacyl-[acyl-carrier-protein] synthase II, chloroplastic-like, whose amino-acid sequence is MSSSMVSVVACMSAVCENGAKKDFFGFSKYNCKVGVGNKKKMRCVLAKFQYSKTCNGLSFCNSCLVSNGFCSVDGRRSGHPGCWKSKFSGSAQQGGIRATAVPPVMEGEGTSKKPPTKKRRVVVTGMDVITPNGQDPDVFYENLLQGISGISEIESFDCSQFPTRIAGEIKSLSTAGWIAPKLSKQMDKFMLYALTAGKKALLDGGITEDVMKELNKARCGVLVGSGMGGVKVLSDAIESLRISYKKMNPFCIPFATTNMGSALLAMDLGWMGPTYSISTACATSNFCILSAANHIIKGEADMMLSGGSEAVIEPVGLGGFVACRALSQRNNEPTKASRPWDSNRDGFVMGEGAGVLLLEELEHAKRRGATIYAEFLGGSFTCDAHHMTEPHPEGAGVILCIEKALAQSGVSREDVNYINAHGTSTPAGDLKEYQAIVHCFGQNPELRVNSTKSMIGHMLGAAGAVEAVATIQAIRTGWVHPNINLDNPDEGVDTNLLVGSKKERLDIKVAISNSFGFGGHNSSILFAPYKEIYQ
- the LOC125863278 gene encoding pectinesterase inhibitor 3-like; the protein is MKMFRFLLFLLLLLILHFSHFTNGKKTITSYSTNHLVYTSCTKASYPKICIRTLSSYSTIKTPKDLAKASLNVSISRANKASKFLKNLKVKSKREKGALVDCIEQIGDSIHELRKSLFELKHLHKGIGFKFQMNNLETWISASLTNDDTCLDGFKEIDGKVRYDVKRKISNVAKVTSNALYLINLLYNRGGSRI